From the Triticum urartu cultivar G1812 chromosome 4, Tu2.1, whole genome shotgun sequence genome, the window GCCCAACAGCAGAAGGAAAAAAAAATGGGGCGCTGGGTGCTCTCTCACCACGGGCTTCGGCCCGGCTGGAGGGGAAGCAGGCCGAGGCGGGGGCGGCGCGCTGGGCCGGATGGAGCTGGCCTGGGAGGCCAAGGCGGCGCTGGGCCTTGGCGCTGGCTGCGGGAAGCTGGGCCGGCGATGCTGGGCCTTGGAGCTTCGGCCCATGcggggaggaggcggaggcgctcGTCTCCCTCGATCCCGATGGGATCCCAGgaggcaagggcggcggcgcccgaggtcaacggcgaggcggcagcggcggcttGCCGTCGGGGAGGAGCAGAGGAGGCCCCTGAGGTGCGGATCCGGACGGGATCCGTCCATTTCCGGCCGCGATGGTGAAGATCCGGCGACGGAGGCAGCGAGGCGGCGAGAgtcggcgccggcgacgaggctcggaggcggcggcggaggaagactcgggcggcggcggatctgagtggcggcggggagactcgggcggcggcgaccgATTGGGCTCCGCGGGTCCGATCCGGGCCCGGCGGGCTTGGCGCGGtggagggggagagagaggacGGCGGCGCTGACGTGGCACGCCGTGGTTGGTCGCGGCgggcggcgcggacatgtccggcgcgggaagaaacgtccggcggcgcggatctgagaatttttagggttaggggaagaatgaaccgcgaatttcggaggggggtgtatatataggcatagagggagctaggagagtccaaatgaggtgcggttttcggccacgcgatcgtgatcgaacgaccgagataatggagcagagttaggtgggtttttgggTCAAATTGAAAAGGTGTTgagctgcaacacacacgaggccttctcggtccctcggttaaccgttggagtattaaacgaagtccaaatgatacggaacttgacaggcggtctaccggtagtaaaccaaagccgcttggcaagtctcagtccaatccggaaatgtttaatccccacacatgagaagaaggtagaaatgaccaccggagaggaacgaagcgccggaatgcaagacggacaacggggaaaatgctcggatgcatgagacgaacacgtatgaaaaaaatgcacatgatgacatgatatgcaatgcatgacacgcaagcaatgacaaggcaacaacagcgaataactgaacgacacctgacacatcggtctcgaggcgttacaaaaatgtagtctagtgcttccaccgaGCCATGGTAGTACGCTACAGTCGGGTTTACCGAAGTcttgctagcccagcactactgctccggaacatttagactggccgacatgtgattcacttcgttcctgtgtctgtccctttgagGAAATgccatgcggtgacatccggagtcctgcctagcctgctacagcccgggtttccggagtcctgttagcccagttgctacagcccggattaacacgctgctgaccgacatgctcgatgttgtttcatgtatgcctgtccatgtaagttagtgccactttgggttcacgactagtcatgtcggcccggattctctgtcatatggatgctagcgatactatcataaacgtgagccaaaaggcgcaagcggtctcgggccatggtaaggcgacacccgtggaaatgccgtgtgtgaggccgcaaagtgatatgaggtgttacatgctagatcggtgtgacttagaatcaggatcccaacacacatatagttgcatgttcactccagGTAAAaagtctagcaattcaaacaccgtccattgccgctgtgaccccattatgtaattcaaatcaagatgaaaaatcaagtagatcgcacacaatTTATTATCAGcaaccatgtgagatgcagcacaaaatatcctggagcacctCGTTGTATAGTACACGTATGGCTTATGCAAGAAGGTGTGTCGGCTATagtccacagccggcgtctcaagcacactagctcgctccctgTTCAATCATCACgggtgaaagatgggcacgtggacccgCGTCGTGTGAGCAAGTTCGACGGCCCACTCTGGCGAGAGCTTCTCAAGTGACagcagcaacatctgcctcggggatagcgATTGGCGAGAGTAGCACAACAGCTGCCCGTTCTGAAGTGGCAGCcttacactacaagaaatatgtcaacttgcgaCCATCACTATTGATCACTaaaaggtcattgtttttcatttgcgacctttttgtgacaaaaacagaaggtcaaaagctggcggttgTAAACtaccttctctgtgagaaggtcgtggAATTCCACGACCAACACAAAAGGTCGTTGATTCTATGACCTTATGTTTTGGTCGCTAGCTCTCTGCCcaggccacgtcggatccgacgtggcaatctgatgtggcaaaATTGCGACCACTTGAAAAGGTTGTTGATAAGATTCAGCCCGGTCTAGTTCGGTGTCTATATGGGctgagcccattaattcagccaaTTTAGTGTATTTTTTCTGTCAATTGTGGACACGTACATAGGCCTGGCCCAACAATTCGATTCTCTAGGCTGGTGTCTTTTTTTGTACATTTCTTTTTTGGGCCTAGACCATATTTTCTAGGCACCGGCCTTTTAACGGTCCATTTCTTTTCAAATTTCAGCCTTTTTTCCAACCAATATATTTATTTTAGGCCTTTTTTCAAAGCCCGAATAGATTTGGTCCAATAGGCATTTCGGCCATTTTTCTTTTGGGCTATATATTTATTTTTCTGGTCACTTTTAGTCAAGGAATGAATTTCAAGTGAATAAAAAATAATATTCTGAGTTAAGCGAGCAGGTATACATCAAGTTCAGCGAGCAAATATACATCAAATTCCTAGCATGTTCAGCAGTACATCAAATTTCTCAAGAATATTAGCATTACAAATTCAGTAATATGTAAAGCAAGTTGTTGACTGGGGCTTCAAGCTTCTTCGAATGTGTTCAGCCTAGAACTCTTGTAAATGAGAGGAATAGTCACATGTTTATAGTCTTAATATAAGCAATATTTGCTAACAACAAAACAAAACAATTAATTTAAGAACCATGCAAGAACCTAGGTGTCCAAATCAGATTATGCAACATCGATTGACACTAAAGACATAAATAGTCACCAGATGGGCATCAAATCATCACAATAGTTTCTCGACAGATGATAATCTCATCTAGCATCTGAATGTAAACTCAAGAAGCATGCATAGATTGTAGGAGGGGGCAAGCAATTAAAAGCTACAGAGAGAACACAAGTTCTAGGTACGTAGATAACAAAAGTAAGAATGAAATGGATGAAATGTACAATGCAATTTTACTATTGTTACAGAGCAAACATTAAAAATCCATGCTCAGTTATAAACCAATTATTGCAACTGATGATGCTGCACCATTCATAGGCAATCAGAGATGAAGGAAACAAAGCAAAGAAATGATCATCACCTTAAGCTCCTCAAGGGTAAAGCCTCTGCCAGCCCTCACCTTAATGTTGTACTTGTGGGTCTGGCATTGCACGATGGGGCGAAGAGGTCCAGAGGTAGGGCAGGGGAAGATCTTCACAGCCTTCTTCTGGTGAGCTGTATGCAAAAAAGAACAGAATGTAAGATGGCAGTGAGTTAAGCAAGCACCACAATAACATAAACATGTTGTCAGTGGATTGGATGGTAACACAAACATCTACTCTGCTCTGTTGTAACAAACATGTACTTAACTCCTTACATACACCAGTGCAAGTGTTGTTCACATGTTACTACTTGATTCGACTTTATACATATAAATAGACATGACAATAAACTTGCATAAAGAGACGTCTAGTCTAGCATCAAACTAACTTACTGGTATAAAGAGACATGGATATTCATGGTAGTTGTACTAGAAAAAACTAACTGAACCAATGTCTCCACAGATATCATAGAATCAGAACAGATGAAGCTGACAACATAATATAACCAGAAGTCAATTGTATCTACTCATATTTTGTGTGTCCAAGTAGGTACCAATGAAAGTCACAATATCCTGTAATTGTTGAATGTCTCATGGTACAACTTGCATTGTTAAAATGCAATGAACCAGGATTTTAGTTACACATATGGTTAAAGAAACAAACTTAAGGAAATAGTTAGAATCTCATATCACCCATGATCCACTAATTTAGACTGGTATTATATCTTACAAATCGAACTGAAGAAGTTCATTTCCAGCCCAACTATAATCTCAGGCCAACTACTGTAAGATGCAGGAAGCATAGAGCTCACCATGGCTGTCATGTAGCCGACGTGGAAGAGGCAGCATGTATGTCCAAGCAGGATCAGCAGCACCAGCGGACGGGTCCGGGGTTGTCGCCGCTCCTCCTTGTGGATGCCGAGGTTGGAGACGCCGGATCcgtgcgggcatccacctccCATCCTTGCAATTAAAACTTTATATGTGAGAATTCAATTTTATCAATCTCTAAACTCTAGTCTAGTTTGATTCCTGAAAGGGGATATGAATCATCAAAAGAAAATCAAGGGGCCCTACCATCCCACTTTCCTAGAACAAAATGAGTACATGAGTATCAGCTATATAGGACTGATGATGCATGTACTACCTGGGAAAGAGCCACCAGCAGTATGATCTCTGGAAGATCCATCTCGATGCATTTCGCTACCTACATAGCACATTCATACTGTTATGTTATTGTTATCCCCACTGGTGTCAACTGCAGCCAGACAGAATTCAGAAGTGCAGAGATTTGTCATTTGTGTATGAACAAGCAGAAGGCTTACACTTGGGAATCCAAGCACGTAGATCCCAAATCCGAGGGCGAGGAGGTTGAGGGTGCGTTGGTGCTGATGCCGGAGCTTCCGCTGGGAACTCCAGCGGCACCACCATTGGTGGCTAGTCTCCGGCGCTTCCTTTCTTCCCGGGCAAGAAGACAGACGAGACGAGGAGGAGCAGCGGTAGTTCGATGTGTGTTGGGTGGCCTGGCTGTAGCATGGCGGCCGTGGCGGCAGACCTGGACATGGACCAATGAACAATGAACACTGTTAATGAGATACAACAAATGCAAACGGTTTAGAATAACACCAAGACATTCAGTACTGCAAGAAATTTCTGAAACTTCAGTTGCAGTAGTTGTCAAACAAAATATCAGTCCAGTAACCTTCAAATTAAATTATGATGGTTTACTGCAATGTGTTTTAGTGATATTGTCATACTACAGTATAATTGAAGCATCCAGGAGAAGGGGCAGCTGCAGGTGCTCAGCGAGCAGGCACAGGAAGACAAGGAAGGACCCGTTGCAGAGTACCCACCAAGGATGCGGAAGAAGAAATCAAAAGAAACGACAACCAATGCTCGCTCTGTTACTGTCCTGTAAACCAGCTAGTGTGTGTTGACTGTCTAATCTAAGACTTGTAACACAAAGTTGTTTCGTTCATAGGTGTGTTTGTGCCATCTGCGATGCTTTCAAAACAACAACCGGGCAGAGTTAGGCTTAGGTATTAAAATGACAAAAATAACAGCCTAAAGAAGCCGCTAATGCTTTCAAACAGCCACCAAGAAATGGAGCACTGGGTTATATAGACTTGTATCTGTTTAATCGACGACACGACCAGCGAACACACGGCAGGACCAGCGAATCCTAGGAAGAAACCATGAAATGCGCACGGGTGTGGCCGAGAAACCTGCGCGACGGTCGACGGCGGACGatcgaggggaaggggaggggaggagagcaGCACCTACGCGAGAGTCGGCCCGCCTGACCCCGGAGACGGCGACGCGCGGCCCGGAGACGAGGATCATGGACTCGGCCTCGGCCTCCTGCGGTGTTGGGTTGGTCACGGCTGGCGTGGTTGCAAGCCGACGGCGCCGCCTCCTAGCCCGCGGTCCAGGTGAAGTCCATGGGGTTGTTGCCGCCTTCCATCAGAGATGTGAGAGACCAGGGGTGGGTGGCGGCAGTGATGTGAGAGATCAGATGCCACCGCTGGTGACCATGTCCACAACTGCCTCCGTCTCGGGCTAGTTGGATCTGAGAGTGGGGAGAGGGGAGAGGATCTGAGGTGCGGAGGGGAGGGATCTGGATCGAGAGCGCGATGTGGAGGGCGCCGCCGCCGAGAGGACGGGAGGCGGATGAGAGGGCCAAGTGGTGAAAGTGTGAGGGGAACGCCGGAGGGAGtggggttgggggcggcggcgcgtcgAGATCCAGAAGGAGGAAGTGCAGGGCTGAGAGCGCTAGGGTTCGCTGcggtgggagagagagaggagtgtTGTGCGGTGGTTTTTTTTTGAGGGGTAGCTCGCGGTGGGTGGGTGAGACCGTGAGAGGGTGAGGTGCGGGCCGTTGGATCAGGAGGATCCGACGGTGATTTATCCATGATCCGCGTGAGAGGCCTGGACCAATCAAAACGTAGTATACATGTATGATATTTTGATCATTTAAATTGGTCATAATCGACTAAAAGTAAAGTGCTAAATCATGTTAGCTATTTTATTATAACctgaaaatttgaaaaaaaaatcttcTCATTGTGTTAGTAAATTTCACTATAGTTTTCAGGAATAATCACTAATTGAAATAAGACAATTATTTTTAAAGAGTTACAAGAAATGAGTTTTTTaatcattttttttattttttagtgTCCAAAACGAGTTCTTTtatgaaggacctaccatatatttgttaaATGTGGACCAAAttaattttctaaaatattatgacatatttaatgcacaattgacaaaatggttggatGCCAAAAGATtcgatccacctctggtgaaaaagacaaatttctgtcGATTCAGTAGAAAACGGGTCAAacttgaactgtagctgccttatagtttgctctttattttttttctaaaaatcatttttaggtacataagtatctatttaatcatagaaatatcaaaaaaaattcaagattcaagcactatctaggaacggtcatgcccgtcgttctgaccgcattttgaaacgggcataaaaaattcaaaaaattggaaaacctgcgcattgtgtcatcatatgtgatCAAGTTACCAGGAAAACTAATAAACTTGTAGTGCAACAATTctttaaaaaaagtgttctcaaaaacgagctatcatgtgtgaagattcctgactttcaagccaaatgatcaatgttagagccacatccatggcatagcttgttaaaatgatctcatattctgcacaatggtgcatcttggaattccaaacaatgttgcctaagggagtgttcattttctttgcacggaaaaattcattttccattttacgggtgcccgaattgagttttttgtgaaggacctaccatatatttgttgcaaaaatggaccaaatcaattttataaaatactatgccatgtttaatgcacaattgacctaATGGTTGGGTGTTAAAAGCCTTggtccacctctggtgaaaagacaaattcccgccgattcagcaggaagcgggtctAATTTggactgcagctgcctcatagtttgctctttattttttccaaaaatcatttctaggtacataagtatttatttaatcagggaaacatcaaaaaaattccaaaattcaaccactagctaggaacggtcaaacACGCTGTTTTAATCGCATTtcgaaacgggcataaaaaattcaacaaaatcaaaaaattggaaaacctttgcattgtgtcattatatataacaccctcgatgcgattatagctcccacgtgtcgaggcacgacttagagatataatcgcattgaaggcatatgtcgcaagttaggcaatcttcacaaacatcccatgtaatataataataaaaggggagataatatagttggcttacactcgccacgtcaatcaggtacataaataacattacatcatccaaacactcatggcccgactacggcgccaaaataaagagaacccaacatgcgacaacggtcccgttcacccccgaCTGGGCActactactgatcgtcgggaaaggaaacatagtatcgttgagagtcttcgtcgaactcccacttgagctcatacgcgtctcctggagcggaatcatcaggccctgcatctggtgtaatagtaatctgtgagccacatggactcagcaatctcgcaccctcgcgatcaagactattcaagcttataggtaaggcaaggtaaaatatgagtggagctgcagcaagctactagcaagtatggtggctaacttattcgcaaaagagagcgagaagaggaggcaaagcacgagcgagaagctagagaacaacctgcgcaaatattactccaacaccgtgtccacttcccggactccgccgagaagaggccatcacggtagcacactcagttgattcattttaacttagcccatgacaagctctcacggtcaacgaaggaatagacctcctcccaagatgttccgatcagactcggtatcttggtaattcaagacacttcgacaggttaaaacaagaccagcaacaccgcccgaatgtgccgacaaatcccgataggagctgcacatatctctttctcagggcacactcagatgaacactacgtacaactaaaaccaaccctcaagttgccccgaggtggcgctgcaagtggctctatttggaccaacacttagaggagcactggcccgggggggtttaaaataagatgaccctcaggctccagaaacccaagggaaaaaaaggctaggtggtaaatggtaagaccaatgttgggcattgctggaaaagctttaatcaaggcgaaatatcaaggggttcccattataacccaaccgcgtaaggaacgcaaaaatccgggaacataacaccgatatgacggaaactagggcggcaagagtggaacaaaacactaggcgagaggccgagccttccaccctttaccaagtatatagatgcattaagataacaaggtaatataatgatatcccaacaagtaaataaaagatgttccaacaaggaacggcctccaatcttcacctgcaactagcaacgctataagaggggctgagcaaagcggtaacatagccaatcaacggtttgctaggacaatggtgggttagaggtttgacatggcaatttgggaggtttgcaagcaagtggtaggcatcgaagcaatggcatagcaaaagagcgagcaaactagcatagcaaagatagtagtgatttcgagggtatgatcatcttgcctgcacagttgtcagagttgactggatcctcgaaagcaaactcaacgggctcctcgttagcgaactcgtctcccggctctacctaaacaagacaaacaagcaacaaggatacaatcaaccacgtgcaaactcaaacaacacgatgcaaagatgatatgctatgcgggatgcaacgcgggatgcaaaatgcaagatatgacaggaaatgcatgaacctggtctcaacttggaattccaagtgtgccactggaaagatgagatgaaatcgcttgaaaatgatataaagaacgctggaatcggagttacggtttggaaatggcaagcgattcaacaatgacaccggtctgcaatttacagcaagtaggcatctaaatgcaatgagatgaacatgctacagcacccaaacatgacaacaaaatacatggcagggatgcacacaagatgcttaacaaaagtccagcactgagctacgaccaattcatccattaacaggttcaaacaagcatggcaaaaatgcaaatgacaaacagatctcagacttagtgaaattaacacttgtctggaatttcagatcatatagccctcttcggagcaagaaaacaacatgctacaggacctgaaaatgacaaagaaagacatggcatggagctactcaacaagcttaacaaaagtccattagtgaccttgagtcaaaagggatcacaaaatatactaacaagcacacgaacataacaaaaacataatcagttttcagacagAAAAACtaggacatgctgaaacataactcatgAAGGcctgtttacgagctcgatgcactcaccacagtgcaagtcatggcaagacaagtatacatcccttaagaaggcacaaaatgcaagctagacatggcaagaacaatggcatagcatgcacggatcaactacaataacatcggcaaaatcgcaaacaagttgacgatctgcccagattcgcaacgaagcaaaagtagagctcaattgactcaagctagggtgctccataattgcaaacaaagacatggatggatagagcactacaatattaacaaaactcccttactggtcatcctcaaaagaggcacggatcactaggaaacaacatgaacatatggcatcatgagataaacaaacccaggacttagtgaaatcactaagtccctgaaaacagaatcagtaagtgcaccactttgcaagcttgcacaagtcaccacacacatcctaaaaatacatgggttgcacctctggaaagatgacaaaacccttaacaaaacatatgaagaactcacgggcatatcatgcacacattaatcatggcaaaaatgacaaaagtgctaaacggagtaacagatctgacaatcaactcaagtagccctcttctaacagcatttcgggcatcaagatgagctcaaatgaaaatgatgcaatggaatgaaatgatgtactctctgaggtgaacattttgatatgctatatgcccaaatcggagctacggatgcaaagttacggggccccGAACAGAGGCACTTGGATCTGCAATATCGGGAGTTAGCAAAAAAACACCTCCTAGGGTTACTGTAGCTGCctcggatctggatcggggcgcgCCTCCCGAGGATCGCCGGATCCTCACCGGAGCTCGCCGGCGGGCTGGTCGGCAACGACGGCGGCTGGGCGGCGCGGCAGGGCAGCGGGGCGGCGTGGtggcggcggagcggcgcggtggcggcgcggggcgcggcggctTGCTCCGGCGACCGGCAATGGCGCtcacggcggcgcggcgaggcaaaggcggccggcggcggctcgggagctcctctccctggaGCCTGGCGCGGAGGGGCGGAGGGGaacgggccccgcgggccggcggcggcgggaggcgacGAAGTGGGCGCGGCGCCATGTGGCTTCACGAGATTGGCCCGGGCGGATTGGGCGGACACGTTCGGCCGTCCGGATTTTTGTCCGGTggctggaggaggagggggactagggtttgatccggaattttcgaggacctatatataggcatagagggagctaggagagttcaaatgaggtgcggttttcggccacgcgatcgtgatcgaacgctctaggacatggagcagagtttggtgggttttgggccaaattggaggggtgttgggctgcaacacacacgaggccttttcggtccctcggttaaccgttggagtatcaaacgaagtccaaatggtacgaaacttgacaggcggtctaccggtagtaaatcaaggccgcttggcaagtctcggtccaacccggaaatgtttaatccccacacacgaaagaaagat encodes:
- the LOC125551239 gene encoding uncharacterized protein LOC125551239 isoform X3 — encoded protein: MILVSGPRVAVSGVRRADSRVGLPPRPPCYSQATQHTSNYRCSSSSRLSSCPGRKEAPETSHQWWCRWSSQRKLRHQHQRTLNLLALGFGIYVLGFPSVAKCIEMDLPEIILLVALSQDGRWMPARIRRLQPRHPQGGAATTPDPSAGAADPAWTYMLPLPRRLHDSHAHQKKAVKIFPCPTSGPLRPIVQCQTHKYNIKSSRLNTFEEA
- the LOC125551239 gene encoding uncharacterized protein LOC125551239 isoform X2, which codes for MILVSGPRVAVSGVRRADSRVGLPPRPPCYSQATQHTSNYRCSSSSRLSSCPGRKEAPETSHQWWCRWSSQRKLRHQHQRTLNLLALGFGIYVLGFPSVAKCIEMDLPEIILLVALSQDGRWMPARIRRLQPRHPQGGAATTPDPSAGAADPAWTYMLPLPRRLHDSHAHQKKAVKIFPCPTSGPLRPIVQCQTHKYNIKVRAGRGFTLEELKSSRLNTFEEA
- the LOC125551239 gene encoding uncharacterized protein LOC125551239 isoform X1, coding for MILVSGPRVAVSGVRRADSRVGLPPRPPCYSQATQHTSNYRCSSSSRLSSCPGRKEAPETSHQWWCRWSSQRKLRHQHQRTLNLLALGFGIYVLGFPSVAKCIEMDLPEIILLVALSQDGRWMPARIRRLQPRHPQGGAATTPDPSAGAADPAWTYMLPLPRRLHDSHAHQKKAVKIFPCPTSGPLRPIVQCQTHKYNIKVRAGRGFTLEELKVMIISLLCFLHL